The Streptomyces hundungensis genome contains the following window.
TCGGGCAGCAGCATCGTGACCTCCTGGCCGTGGGCCCCGCTACGGGGGCCCGGCGTTCCGTCCGGCGTGGGCGTTCCCCGGATCGGGCGGGGCGCGTGTTCCTCAGGGGGCGGCGTCGAGCCCGGCCCGCTGGGGAACGACGGTGTACCGGGGGTCCTCGGCCGATGCGACGCCCGCGGCGAAGATGCCGAAGCGGGTACAGACCGAGCCCGCAAGCAGCGCGACCCCGCTCGCGACGGCGACCGGGCGGCGGTGGCCGGCCAGCGCGCCCGCCAACGCGCCGACCGCGGACAGGACCTCGGCCGCCTTGAGCAGAGCCCCCGCCCGGCCCTCTTCGTAGGTCTCGGCCACCATGCCCAGACGGCGCCGGGCACACCGGGTCGCGGCCGCCTCGGCGAGCGCGGCGAGCGGAGCGGCGCAGCGCGCCGGGGTGTTCTCGTGCGACGGCCCGACGACCAGAGCCATCCCGGCGGCCGCCGCGGTCGCCGACGCCGCGAAGAGATAGGGCAGTTCACGGTGGGCGCCGTGCCAGGCCGGCACCGCCGTGTCGGCCGCGAGGACCGCCGTGTACGAGGCGACGGCCGGCCCGAGCAGGGCCGCCCCCGCCGTGGCGGCCGCGCCGGCGCGGGGCAGCCGTCCGGTCACGCTCGTCAGGGCGGCCGCGCCGGCGGCCGGCCCGTAGACCGCGAGCAGCCACGACCCCACGCTCATCGGCGAGGTCGGCTTGAACACCCGCAGCATGTTCGCGAACCGGCCCGGCCGGCCGAGGTCGTGGACGAGGGCCGCCGCGGACAGCGACACGGCCGCCAGCGAGGACAGCTTCATGGCGGACGCCGTAGTCGGACGCCCTGTCAGCTGGGCCCCCGCGGCGAGGACCGAGCCCGCGCCGGCCAGCCCGCCGAGGAAGAAGTACCCGGCGATGTCCTGGGGCGCCCACGACGGCGCCTTGATGATGGGCCTGCCGTAGTACGACGCGAACTCGGCGCGCGGCACCATGAGTTGCTCGCCCCGCCGACCCCGTCGTCGCCCGGCGCCCTTCCCGTCGGACGCCCGCGCCGTGCCTGCCTCGCTCATCGTGAGTCCCTCCGTCGTACGACCGCGGGCAGCGCGAAGGACGCGGCCATCCCGCCCAGCAGAGCGAGCGCTGCCGCGCCCGCGTGCTTCCACATGGCGGGCAGATCGCGGGTGGTGACCACGGGCGCGGGCGGCAGCCCATAGACCTCCGGCTCGTCGAGCAGCAGGAAGAACGCCCCGTCCCCGCCGACGCCGTCGTGGTCCTCATGGCCGTACAGACGCGCCCCCGCCACACCCGAGTCCCGCAACTGGCCGACCCGCAGCGCGGCCCGCTCGCGCAGCTCCTCCAGCGGCCCGAACTGGATGGACTGCGTCGGGCAGGCCTTCGCACAGGCCGGCTCCTGCCCCGCGCCGAGACGGTCGTAGCACAGGGTGCACTTGAACGCCCGCCCGTCGCCCGGCCGTTGCTCGATCACGCCGTACGGGCAGGCGGGCACGCAGTAGCCGCAGCCGTTGCAGATGTCCTCCTGTACGACGACCGTGCCGAACTCGGTGCGGAACAGCGAGCCGGTGGGGCACACGTCCAGGCAGGCGGCGTGGGTGCAGTGCTTGCACACGTCGGACGACATCAGCCACCGCAGTTCGCCGGCCGCACCCGAGGCGGCGGACTGTCCCGCGACGCCGTCGGGAGGGGTCGGGGTCGTGAACTGGCCGTCCAGCAAAGGGAGTTGAGTGCGTCCTTCGGGTGCGGGGCTCTGTTGCTCGATGAACGCGACGTGGCGCCAGGTCGAGGCGCCGAGACCCTGGGTGTTGTCGTAGCTCATGCCGGTGAGCGAGAGCCCGTCCTCGGGGATCGCGTTCCACTCCTTGCACGCCACCTCGCAGGCCTTGCAGCCGATGCACACCGAGGTGTCGGTGAAGAACCCCACGCGCGGCGGCGGTTCGGCGTGGCCCGCGTCGCGCGCCGGATCGGGCTCGGGCCCGCTCAGCGGGTGACGACCCGTCATTTCCGTACCTCCGTCCCCGTCGTACCGGTGATGCCCGCCCGCTTGCGGTACTCCGCCACCAGTTTCGGCAGATCGGGCCCGCGCGGTCGGCGGCCGGGGCGGATGTCCGCGGTGAGCGCCTTGTCCTCCTGGATGTGCGAGTTGGGGTCCAGGGCGATCGCGAGCAGTTCGTTGGCGGCGTCCCCCGTGACCATCCCGTTGGGTCCCCAGTGGAAGGGCAGACCGATCTGGTGCACGGTGCGGCCGTGCACCGTCAGGGGCCTGATCCGCTCAGTGACGAGCACACGGGCCTCGATCGCGTTGCGGGCCGTGACGATGGTGGCCCAGCCGGTGTGCTCAAGCCCGCGCTCGGCGGCCAGTTGGGGGGAGACCTCGCAGAACAACTCCGGCTGGAGCTCGGCCAGATGGGACGACCAGCGGCTCATGCCACCCGCCGTGAAGTGCTCGGTGAGGCGATGGGTGGTGACGATGTACGGGAAGACGTCGGCGCCCGGCTCGTCGCCGCTGGGGTGGTAACGGTTGCCTTCCCTCGGGAGCAGTTGACGCACCGGGGAGCGGGGCGTCGAGGGGTGGAGGTGGTTGCCGAACGGCGAGTCCTGCGGCTCGTAGTGGGTGGGCAGCGGCCCGTCCTCCAGGCCGGCGGGCGCGTACAGCCAGCCCTTCCCGTCGGCCTGCATGATGAACGGGTCGTCACCGCGCAGCGCGTCCGGCCCCGTGGCGTCGGCGGCGGGGACGTGGTCGGGGGCCAGGTCGGGAATGAAGTCGGGGACGTCGTGGCCGGTCCACTTGGCGCCGGCACCGTCCCACCACACATACGCCTTGCGTTCGCTCCAGGGCGTTCCGTCCGGCGCGGCCGAGGCGCGGTTGTACAGGATGCGCCGGTTGGCGGGCCATGCCCAGGCCCACTCGGCGGCGACCCAGTCCTGCTCGGCGCCCGGTGTGCGACGGGCGGCCTGGTTGACGCCGTCCGCGTACACCCCGCAATAGATCCAGCAACCGCACCGCGTCGAGCCGTCGTCCTTGAGCTCGGTGTAGGCGGACAGCGGCGCACCATCGGGACCATGGCCGTTGATCTCGGCGAGCACGGCCGCCGCGACCGGTTCGTCCAGCGGGCCGTCCACCGGATAGTCCCAGGTCAGATCCTGTACGGGCCGATCCATCGGGTCGTTTGACGCGGCCAGCTTGGCCTTGATGCGCCGGCCCAGGTGGTACATGAACCACAGATCGCTGCGCGCATCGCCCTCGGGCTCGACCGCCGCGTGATGCCACTGGAGCCACCGGTTGGTGTTGGTGAAGGAACCCGACTTCTCCGTGTGCGCCGCGGCCGGGAAGAAGAACACCTCGGTGGCGATGGACCGGGTGCGCAGCTCGCCCGTCTCGATCTCGGGGCCGTCCTGCCACCAGGTCGCCGACTCGATGAGCGAGAAGTCCCTGACCACCAGCCACTCCAGCTCAGCCATTCCGAGCCGCTGCAACCGCGTGTTGGCCGAACCCACGGCAGGGTTCTCGCCCAGCAGGAAGTACCCCTTGCACACCCCGTCGAGCTGCGCCATCACCGTGTCGTACGTTGAGTGCGAACCGGTCAGCCGCGGCAGGTGATCGAAGCAGAAGTCGTTGTCCGCGGTCGCCGCCTCGCCGTAGTACGCCCGCAGGAGGCTGACGAAGTACGCCCGCATGTTGCCCCAGAAGCCCTTCTCGGTGCGACTGGCCCTGATGAAGTCGTCCAGCGTCTCGTGCTCGTGTGCGTGCGGCATCGGCAGA
Protein-coding sequences here:
- the fdh gene encoding formate dehydrogenase; this encodes MGVRKRARSWPLYRQLTGADPLGRGVAAKSEHTERLRPRTETADRVVRSICPYCAVGCGQQIYVKDDKVVQIEGDPDSPISRGRLCPKGSATLQLTTGSSRGHQVLYRRPYGTDWEPLDLETAMDMVADRVVETRRRTWEWEHEGKRTARTLGIASLGGATLDNEENYLIKKLLTGLGVVQVENQARVCHSSTVTGLGTSFGRGGATTFMQDLQHADCIVIQGSNFAEAHPVGFQWVMEAKARGARVIHVDPRFTRTSALADLHVPIRAGSDIAFLGGIINYVLTEEKDFREYVLAYTNAATLVGEDFRDTEDLDGVFSGLDEDGHRYDPSSWQYEGVGVQAPAGAVDEQYEERTRHMGGPEAHGSGGAQTGHDTPRDETLRHPRCVYQVLKRHYARYTPELVEQTCGVERAAFLRVCEDLTANSGRERTSAFVYAVGWTQHSVGSQYIRAACVLQLLLGNIGRPGGGIQALRGHASIQGSSDIPTLYNLLPGYLPMPHAHEHETLDDFIRASRTEKGFWGNMRAYFVSLLRAYYGEAATADNDFCFDHLPRLTGSHSTYDTVMAQLDGVCKGYFLLGENPAVGSANTRLQRLGMAELEWLVVRDFSLIESATWWQDGPEIETGELRTRSIATEVFFFPAAAHTEKSGSFTNTNRWLQWHHAAVEPEGDARSDLWFMYHLGRRIKAKLAASNDPMDRPVQDLTWDYPVDGPLDEPVAAAVLAEINGHGPDGAPLSAYTELKDDGSTRCGCWIYCGVYADGVNQAARRTPGAEQDWVAAEWAWAWPANRRILYNRASAAPDGTPWSERKAYVWWDGAGAKWTGHDVPDFIPDLAPDHVPAADATGPDALRGDDPFIMQADGKGWLYAPAGLEDGPLPTHYEPQDSPFGNHLHPSTPRSPVRQLLPREGNRYHPSGDEPGADVFPYIVTTHRLTEHFTAGGMSRWSSHLAELQPELFCEVSPQLAAERGLEHTGWATIVTARNAIEARVLVTERIRPLTVHGRTVHQIGLPFHWGPNGMVTGDAANELLAIALDPNSHIQEDKALTADIRPGRRPRGPDLPKLVAEYRKRAGITGTTGTEVRK
- the nrfD gene encoding NrfD/PsrC family molybdoenzyme membrane anchor subunit, with translation MVPRAEFASYYGRPIIKAPSWAPQDIAGYFFLGGLAGAGSVLAAGAQLTGRPTTASAMKLSSLAAVSLSAAALVHDLGRPGRFANMLRVFKPTSPMSVGSWLLAVYGPAAGAAALTSVTGRLPRAGAAATAGAALLGPAVASYTAVLAADTAVPAWHGAHRELPYLFAASATAAAAGMALVVGPSHENTPARCAAPLAALAEAAATRCARRRLGMVAETYEEGRAGALLKAAEVLSAVGALAGALAGHRRPVAVASGVALLAGSVCTRFGIFAAGVASAEDPRYTVVPQRAGLDAAP
- a CDS encoding 4Fe-4S dicluster domain-containing protein produces the protein MTGRHPLSGPEPDPARDAGHAEPPPRVGFFTDTSVCIGCKACEVACKEWNAIPEDGLSLTGMSYDNTQGLGASTWRHVAFIEQQSPAPEGRTQLPLLDGQFTTPTPPDGVAGQSAASGAAGELRWLMSSDVCKHCTHAACLDVCPTGSLFRTEFGTVVVQEDICNGCGYCVPACPYGVIEQRPGDGRAFKCTLCYDRLGAGQEPACAKACPTQSIQFGPLEELRERAALRVGQLRDSGVAGARLYGHEDHDGVGGDGAFFLLLDEPEVYGLPPAPVVTTRDLPAMWKHAGAAALALLGGMAASFALPAVVRRRDSR